In Symmachiella dynata, the following are encoded in one genomic region:
- a CDS encoding tetratricopeptide repeat protein produces MRGFCMVLAISWLGLWLTPDQQGQRLMSRGQFAEAAKRFDDPLRQGVAWYRAGEFEKATQAFSRVASPESKFNLGNAWLMLGKYDQAIASYDEALETRPAWIAAQENRDLAVARAKLIHGTGGDVGDQREGADKVVFDQDKLPGGQETEVAGAQAMSDAAIQSIWLRQVQTNPADFLKAKFAYQQADGEAGDEK; encoded by the coding sequence ATGAGAGGATTCTGCATGGTCTTGGCAATCTCATGGCTCGGATTGTGGTTAACTCCCGACCAACAGGGACAACGGCTGATGAGTCGCGGTCAGTTTGCCGAAGCGGCCAAACGGTTTGACGATCCGTTGCGGCAAGGGGTTGCTTGGTACCGCGCCGGAGAATTTGAAAAGGCGACACAAGCTTTTTCGCGCGTCGCCTCACCAGAATCAAAATTCAACCTGGGAAATGCTTGGCTGATGCTCGGCAAATACGACCAAGCAATTGCCAGCTATGACGAGGCCCTCGAAACGCGCCCCGCTTGGATAGCAGCTCAAGAAAACCGCGATCTCGCCGTGGCACGGGCGAAATTGATTCATGGCACAGGCGGCGATGTCGGAGACCAACGCGAGGGAGCTGACAAGGTCGTCTTCGATCAGGATAAGCTCCCCGGCGGACAAGAGACCGAGGTTGCCGGGGCACAGGCGATGTCCGATGCAGCGATTCAGTCGATTTGGCTTCGCCAGGTTCAAACCAACCCGGCTGATTTTTTGAAGGCCAAATTTGCCTATCAACAAGCCGACGGCGAAGCTGGGGACGAGAAATGA
- a CDS encoding vWA domain-containing protein has product MHPDLLNALLVGEHSKRNLARYLLPVAWLLGIIAIAGPTWKLEPNPFVEDAQPLMILLKSDKSMLQTDSSSATHMERAQLKIADLAKARKGQPLGLIAYAGSAHLVLPPTADTAVVAEMAAEISPDIMPVPGDRLDLAIQKATALLQEESHGGSLLVIADTVAADSQTLTSTNQTANPVPIQFLALADADSPETTTLRDAAEQLNANVQELTIDDQDVSTITDFAERNASAGIAGESSRWQEAGYWLTPLLALIVAFSFRRRELAEAEKPS; this is encoded by the coding sequence ATGCATCCTGATTTACTGAACGCATTGCTCGTTGGCGAACACTCCAAGCGAAACCTGGCGCGGTATCTGTTGCCCGTGGCATGGCTGCTCGGCATCATTGCGATTGCCGGCCCGACATGGAAGTTGGAACCGAATCCGTTTGTTGAAGATGCACAACCACTCATGATCCTCTTGAAATCCGATAAGAGCATGTTGCAGACCGATTCCTCTTCCGCAACGCACATGGAACGCGCCCAGCTAAAAATTGCCGACCTCGCCAAAGCACGAAAAGGCCAGCCGCTGGGGCTGATAGCCTACGCCGGATCCGCCCACCTCGTCCTTCCCCCCACGGCCGACACCGCAGTCGTCGCCGAAATGGCCGCGGAGATCAGCCCCGACATCATGCCCGTCCCGGGGGATCGGCTCGACTTGGCCATTCAGAAGGCCACCGCATTGTTGCAGGAAGAATCGCATGGAGGATCGCTGTTAGTGATTGCCGACACCGTCGCTGCGGATTCACAAACCCTCACTTCAACAAATCAAACGGCAAACCCCGTTCCGATCCAGTTTTTGGCACTCGCCGATGCCGACTCGCCCGAAACGACAACATTGCGCGATGCCGCAGAGCAACTAAACGCCAACGTTCAGGAGCTCACAATCGACGACCAAGATGTTTCTACCATCACAGACTTTGCCGAACGCAATGCATCCGCCGGCATCGCAGGAGAGAGCTCCCGTTGGCAGGAAGCGGGCTATTGGCTGACCCCTCTCTTGGCGCTTATTGTGGCATTTTCATTTCGCCGTCGTGAATTAGCCGAAGCGGAGAAACCATCATGA
- a CDS encoding VWA domain-containing protein: MFAFDYPWMFLLLPLPWLLRAFVPAHKTHQRAVRVPFGERIAQASGRKANSDSSSGPSQSLIIPCLLWLLALSALARPQWIEPPITKEFPTRDLLLLVDLSASMKQKDFTNQAGQKVDRLAAVKEVLGEFLERRDGDRVGLVVFGDAPYLQAPFSTDLDLSRRLLDECQVGMAGPRTAFGDAIGLGVNLFKESQAPAKTMIALTDGNDTKSQVPPIEAARIAAQQGIRIYTVAIGDATTVGEDKLDEQALRDVASATGGSYFFAADREHLQEIYAELDKIETSKVKTFSHRPRRQLYYLPLAAGLLLSLVHTAYLLLSNRSSIAPVQKNLVIRVNPDTGKLELQK; encoded by the coding sequence ATGTTTGCATTCGACTACCCATGGATGTTTCTGCTCTTGCCGCTACCGTGGCTGCTCCGCGCCTTCGTGCCCGCTCATAAAACCCATCAACGGGCGGTACGCGTCCCCTTTGGTGAGCGAATCGCTCAAGCCTCAGGTCGCAAGGCTAACTCCGACTCCTCGTCAGGACCATCACAAAGTTTGATCATCCCCTGTTTGCTGTGGTTGCTTGCGTTGAGTGCTCTGGCGCGTCCCCAATGGATCGAGCCCCCGATCACGAAGGAATTTCCCACGCGCGACCTGCTGCTCCTTGTTGATCTCTCGGCCTCGATGAAACAAAAAGATTTCACCAACCAGGCGGGACAAAAAGTGGATCGCCTCGCCGCTGTCAAAGAAGTCCTGGGCGAATTCCTTGAGCGACGCGACGGGGATCGAGTCGGACTAGTCGTTTTTGGTGATGCCCCGTATCTCCAGGCGCCTTTCTCCACCGATTTGGATTTGTCGCGACGGCTGCTCGACGAATGCCAAGTCGGCATGGCCGGACCACGCACCGCGTTTGGTGATGCCATCGGCCTGGGTGTCAACCTTTTCAAAGAGAGTCAAGCGCCGGCCAAAACGATGATTGCGCTCACCGACGGCAACGATACGAAAAGCCAAGTTCCCCCGATTGAAGCGGCACGCATCGCAGCGCAGCAAGGCATCCGTATCTATACTGTCGCCATCGGCGACGCGACCACGGTGGGCGAAGACAAATTGGACGAACAGGCACTGCGCGACGTCGCCTCCGCAACAGGCGGATCCTATTTTTTCGCAGCGGACCGGGAACATTTGCAGGAGATCTATGCGGAGCTCGACAAGATCGAGACCAGCAAAGTCAAAACCTTCAGCCATCGTCCCCGTCGCCAGCTGTATTATCTCCCCCTTGCCGCCGGGCTATTATTATCGTTGGTACATACAGCCTATCTGCTGCTTTCAAACCGTAGTTCGATCGCACCGGTGCAGAAAAACCTGGTGATTCGGGTCAATCCAGACACGGGCAAACTGGAGCTACAAAAATGA
- a CDS encoding DUF4381 domain-containing protein — translation MNGSATSLDRLHDIVVPPPVPWWPPAPGWYVLLALLVALLFFFTIRAWQKWRANAYRRAALRELDSAHTAAAVSEILRRTALVTTPRITLAGLSGPQWTEWLATHSPTPLPQQVGEQLANEIYRDADGPHDVEALRHYATHWIRHHRKPVPTDT, via the coding sequence ATGAATGGCTCCGCCACTAGCCTTGATCGCTTGCACGATATCGTCGTGCCCCCACCGGTTCCCTGGTGGCCGCCGGCGCCCGGATGGTATGTGCTGTTGGCACTCTTGGTTGCGCTGCTGTTTTTTTTCACGATTCGGGCCTGGCAAAAGTGGCGGGCCAATGCGTATCGCCGCGCGGCGCTTCGTGAGCTGGATTCTGCGCACACAGCCGCAGCCGTATCGGAAATTTTAAGACGCACCGCGCTGGTCACGACACCGCGAATCACATTGGCAGGCTTGTCAGGCCCACAATGGACGGAATGGTTGGCCACGCATTCACCAACTCCCCTGCCCCAACAGGTCGGCGAACAGTTGGCCAACGAAATATACCGTGATGCAGACGGTCCGCACGATGTGGAGGCTCTGCGACACTATGCAACACACTGGATCCGCCACCACCGGAAACCGGTACCAACTGACACGTAG
- a CDS encoding DUF58 domain-containing protein, whose product MQARITVTLEELMLLKADARGFSLLPRQPAGSLLSGRHASRLRGRGLAFAELRHYHQGDDVRTIDWKATARLRKPHVRVYNEERERPVLLVVDQRSPMFFGSRLSMKSVAAAELAALGAWRALDGGDRVGGIVFNNEELIEVRPHRSQTRVLQLLHVIEQSNNRLAEAAFTGGEVTLNHALQRALQVAKHDHLVVLISDLDGADDETRQLAALLSAHNDVLVVAVYDPLGISLSGSPGMLASDSTAIREVPVGTEFSQRFQDAFQQRLDQWKEIFRVLRVPVMPISTAHSVPAQVRAILGNHPRFS is encoded by the coding sequence ATGCAAGCACGCATCACTGTCACATTAGAAGAATTAATGCTGCTCAAGGCAGATGCGCGCGGGTTTTCATTACTGCCACGTCAACCGGCTGGTTCTTTGTTATCCGGGCGACACGCTTCTCGCCTGCGGGGACGAGGCCTAGCCTTTGCGGAATTACGCCATTACCACCAAGGTGACGATGTTCGCACCATCGACTGGAAAGCAACGGCGCGGCTCCGCAAGCCGCACGTGCGCGTCTACAATGAAGAACGAGAACGTCCGGTCCTGCTCGTTGTCGATCAACGTTCCCCCATGTTTTTTGGAAGCCGGTTGTCCATGAAATCAGTCGCCGCAGCGGAATTGGCCGCGTTAGGGGCTTGGCGAGCGCTCGACGGGGGCGACCGTGTCGGCGGTATCGTCTTCAATAACGAGGAACTCATCGAAGTCCGTCCGCACCGCAGTCAAACTCGCGTGCTGCAGTTGTTGCATGTCATCGAACAATCCAACAATCGCCTCGCCGAAGCGGCATTTACCGGTGGAGAAGTCACGCTCAATCACGCCCTCCAGCGTGCATTGCAAGTTGCCAAACATGATCACCTTGTGGTGCTGATCAGCGATCTGGACGGCGCGGATGACGAAACGCGGCAATTGGCGGCATTGCTTTCCGCCCATAACGATGTCCTGGTGGTCGCCGTCTACGATCCGTTGGGCATCTCCCTCTCCGGTTCACCTGGAATGCTCGCGAGCGACTCGACGGCAATTCGCGAAGTCCCTGTGGGTACGGAATTTTCGCAGCGTTTTCAAGACGCGTTTCAACAGCGGCTGGATCAGTGGAAGGAGATCTTCCGCGTGCTGCGCGTCCCCGTAATGCCGATCTCAACCGCACATTCCGTCCCGGCCCAAGTCCGAGCAATTTTGGGAAACCATCCTCGCTTTTCATGA
- a CDS encoding AAA family ATPase: MEPREAVLKIADAMNASVIGQRDVVERILIALLADGHVLMEGLPGTAKTRSVKTLSSLVESHFGRIQFTPDLLPSDVTGSEIYREQTATFEFQPGPIFGNLILADEINRAPAKVQSALLEAMEERQVTVAGQTHKLPELFLVLATQNPIEQEGTYPLPEAQMDRFLLYVRVDYPASKNEAAILRLVRGEKSGTAVAPISPIPQEVVFEARRQVHAVHVAEAAERYLVDLVLATRNPKQYEGELSNWIRLGASPRGTLALDAAARAHAWLQGQDFVSPDNIRAVAPACLAHRIHLTYEAEAAGVTRTEVIESLLKNVVPV, encoded by the coding sequence ATGGAGCCCCGTGAGGCGGTATTGAAAATCGCGGATGCCATGAACGCTTCGGTGATTGGCCAGCGGGATGTTGTCGAGCGGATTCTGATTGCCCTGCTGGCCGATGGGCATGTCTTGATGGAGGGGTTGCCCGGTACGGCAAAAACTCGCAGCGTCAAAACGCTTTCCAGTCTCGTCGAAAGCCATTTCGGCCGCATTCAATTCACCCCCGACTTGCTCCCCTCGGACGTGACCGGTTCGGAGATTTATCGCGAGCAGACGGCGACGTTTGAATTTCAACCGGGACCGATTTTCGGCAACTTGATTTTAGCCGATGAAATCAACCGGGCGCCCGCCAAAGTCCAGTCGGCCCTGCTCGAAGCGATGGAAGAACGGCAAGTCACCGTGGCTGGCCAGACGCACAAGCTACCGGAATTATTTCTAGTGTTGGCCACACAGAATCCCATCGAGCAAGAAGGCACCTATCCATTGCCCGAGGCGCAAATGGATCGTTTTTTGCTTTATGTTCGTGTCGACTATCCCGCCAGTAAAAACGAAGCAGCGATTTTGCGGCTGGTCCGCGGTGAGAAATCGGGAACCGCTGTGGCGCCGATTTCGCCGATTCCACAGGAGGTCGTTTTCGAAGCACGACGGCAAGTGCATGCCGTGCATGTGGCCGAAGCGGCCGAGCGGTACCTCGTCGATCTGGTGCTTGCGACGCGTAATCCAAAGCAATATGAAGGCGAATTGTCCAATTGGATTCGCTTAGGCGCCAGCCCCCGAGGGACATTAGCCCTCGATGCAGCTGCCCGTGCACATGCTTGGTTGCAGGGACAAGACTTCGTTTCTCCCGACAATATCCGGGCAGTCGCTCCGGCCTGCCTGGCTCACCGGATTCACCTCACCTATGAGGCCGAAGCGGCCGGAGTCACCCGCACCGAAGTCATCGAGTCGCTACTGAAAAACGTGGTGCCGGTTTGA
- a CDS encoding arylsulfatase, translating to MRPTIRTLSLSLLVLAVFAVGVSDARAQEKKPNILVIFGDDIGQTNVSAYTMGLVGYRTPNIDRIAREGVIFTDYYAEQSCTAGRSTFLTGQCTYRTGLSKVGLPGAKLGLQAEDPTIAELLKPHGYATGQFGKNHLGDRDEFLPTNHGFDEFLGNLYHLNAEEEPENRNYPVNPDFRKKFGPRGVIKSSADGKIEDTGPLTKKRMETIDDETSNAAIDFIERQAKADKPFFCWWNATRMHFRTHVRDELRDKPGLTSRTEYADGMLEHDADVGKLLDKLDELKIADNTIVLYTTDNGPHKNTWPDAGLSPFRNEKNSNWEGAFRVPCAIRWPGKIKPATVSNEIVSGLDWLPTFLAAVGEDDVKEKLLKGHKADGKTFKVHLDGYNLLPYLTGKEERSPRESFFYFNDDGQIVGMRFENWKLVFLEQRARGTLKVWAEPFTALRLPKMFDLRADPYEQADITSNTYYDWLLDHAFLLVPAQQYAGNFLATFKDYPPRQKPASFNLDEVMEKLSGATH from the coding sequence ATGAGGCCCACGATTCGAACCTTGTCTCTTTCCCTGTTGGTCCTGGCCGTATTTGCGGTCGGTGTTTCTGACGCACGTGCCCAAGAGAAAAAGCCCAATATTCTCGTCATCTTTGGTGACGATATCGGGCAGACAAATGTCTCCGCTTATACGATGGGACTTGTCGGTTATCGCACACCGAACATTGACCGCATTGCCCGAGAAGGGGTCATCTTCACTGACTACTACGCCGAGCAAAGTTGCACGGCTGGCAGGTCGACGTTTCTGACCGGACAGTGCACTTACCGCACCGGACTCTCCAAAGTGGGCCTTCCCGGCGCCAAATTGGGCCTGCAGGCCGAAGACCCCACGATCGCGGAGTTGCTCAAGCCGCACGGTTATGCGACGGGACAATTTGGCAAAAACCACTTGGGAGACCGCGACGAGTTCTTGCCTACGAATCACGGTTTCGACGAATTTCTGGGGAACCTTTACCACCTCAACGCAGAAGAGGAACCGGAAAACCGGAACTACCCTGTAAATCCTGATTTCAGAAAAAAATTCGGTCCCCGCGGCGTCATCAAGTCGAGCGCTGATGGCAAGATTGAAGACACCGGTCCGCTCACCAAAAAGCGGATGGAAACCATCGACGATGAGACGTCCAATGCAGCCATCGACTTCATTGAACGGCAAGCGAAGGCGGATAAGCCCTTCTTTTGCTGGTGGAATGCCACACGGATGCACTTTCGCACGCACGTCCGGGATGAACTCCGCGACAAACCCGGTTTAACCTCCCGCACAGAGTATGCGGACGGGATGCTTGAGCATGACGCCGATGTGGGCAAACTGCTGGACAAACTCGATGAACTAAAGATCGCCGACAATACGATCGTGCTCTACACAACCGACAACGGTCCGCACAAGAACACTTGGCCCGACGCTGGTCTAAGCCCGTTTCGTAATGAAAAGAACTCGAACTGGGAAGGCGCCTTCCGCGTCCCCTGCGCGATCCGCTGGCCCGGCAAGATCAAACCAGCCACCGTTTCCAACGAGATTGTCAGCGGGCTGGATTGGCTGCCCACGTTTCTCGCCGCCGTGGGTGAGGACGATGTCAAGGAGAAACTTCTTAAGGGACACAAAGCGGACGGGAAGACGTTCAAAGTGCACCTCGATGGGTACAACCTGCTTCCCTACCTCACCGGCAAAGAGGAGAGGTCTCCGCGAGAGTCGTTCTTTTACTTTAATGATGACGGTCAGATCGTGGGAATGCGGTTTGAGAACTGGAAACTCGTATTCCTTGAACAGCGTGCCCGGGGAACACTCAAGGTTTGGGCCGAACCGTTTACCGCGCTGCGACTCCCCAAAATGTTTGACTTGCGCGCCGACCCGTACGAGCAAGCCGACATCACCTCCAACACCTATTACGATTGGCTGTTGGACCACGCTTTTCTGCTTGTCCCGGCACAACAATATGCCGGCAATTTCTTAGCGACCTTCAAGGATTACCCGCCGCGGCAAAAGCCGGCGAGCTTCAATCTGGATGAGGTCATGGAAAAGCTTTCCGGCGCAACTCACTAG
- the pgsA gene encoding CDP-diacylglycerol--glycerol-3-phosphate 3-phosphatidyltransferase, translating to MATTKPEKTSTASDNHLGRNSLNWPNAITMSRLILAIVLFALIDYRGYWKTSVVVFVIAAATDALDGFIARRYGMVTVLGRILDPFVDKFIICGAFIFLLAKTGSGINAWMVMIVIGREMFVTGLRGFLEQQGKDFSAAWSGKIKMALQCVAVAASLMSLAPEITESPSADQFFLLRDILLWGAIISTVWSGLIYIVRGAKLLRQG from the coding sequence ATGGCTACCACAAAACCAGAAAAGACGTCCACTGCGTCTGACAATCATCTCGGCCGAAATTCGCTGAATTGGCCGAACGCGATCACCATGAGCCGATTGATCTTGGCGATCGTGCTCTTTGCGCTGATAGACTATCGGGGGTATTGGAAGACGAGCGTCGTTGTTTTCGTGATCGCAGCTGCGACCGATGCGCTCGATGGATTCATTGCTCGCCGATACGGCATGGTGACCGTGCTGGGGCGGATTCTTGATCCGTTCGTCGACAAATTCATCATCTGCGGGGCGTTTATCTTCCTGTTGGCCAAAACCGGATCAGGAATCAACGCGTGGATGGTGATGATCGTGATCGGCCGCGAAATGTTCGTCACTGGCCTGCGCGGGTTTTTAGAGCAACAAGGCAAGGACTTCTCCGCAGCTTGGAGCGGAAAAATCAAAATGGCCCTACAATGCGTTGCTGTCGCCGCCAGCTTAATGTCGCTGGCACCCGAGATCACCGAATCGCCCTCTGCCGATCAGTTTTTCCTGCTCCGCGACATCCTGTTGTGGGGAGCGATCATCTCCACTGTTTGGAGCGGGCTGATTTATATCGTCCGCGGAGCGAAACTGCTGCGGCAGGGGTAA